The Merismopedia glauca CCAP 1448/3 genome window below encodes:
- the argS gene encoding arginine--tRNA ligase has product MDATTEELKKRFAQALEKSFGNEYRDLDPMIVVASNPLFGDYQANLAMSLSKKLKQPPKAIAQSLVANLAISDFCEPVSIAGPGFINIKLQPAYLEKQLQKVYEDTRLGIEPAKSPQRVIVDFSSPNIAKEMHVGHLRSTIIGDCLARILEFRGHKVLRINHVGDWGTQFGMLIAYLKEAYPEALTTQDALDLGDLVTLYRQAKQRFDSDITFQEIARESVVKLQSGDVEARKAWELLCIQSRREFEIIYNLLDVKLEERGESFYNPLLSEVVKDLEATGLLVEDAGAKCVFLEGFSNKEGKPLPLIVQKSDGGYNYATTDLAALRYRIEVDRADRIIYVTDAGQSSHFAQVFQVAKRAGWLTDRIDIVHVPFGLVQGEDGKKLKTRSGDTVRLKDLLDEAIARFSEYLEVDLKAKEREESQEFKETVAKVVGISAVKYADLSQNRLSNYIFSYDKMLAPLGNTAPYILYAYARIRSIGRQGNISFDDLLRDESIKLTEEMELSLAKHLLQFSEALQEVEKDLFPNRICQYLFELSQKFNKFFEHCPVLKSAEPVRTSRLLLCDLTSRTLKLGLSLLGIDVLERM; this is encoded by the coding sequence ATGGACGCTACAACTGAAGAATTAAAAAAACGTTTTGCACAAGCTTTAGAAAAATCATTTGGAAATGAATACAGAGATTTAGATCCGATGATTGTAGTGGCTAGTAACCCTCTATTTGGGGATTATCAAGCTAACTTAGCGATGTCTTTATCCAAGAAACTGAAACAGCCACCTAAAGCGATCGCTCAAAGCCTTGTCGCCAATTTAGCTATCTCTGATTTTTGTGAACCAGTCAGTATAGCTGGACCTGGATTTATTAATATTAAGCTTCAACCAGCTTATTTAGAAAAACAGCTACAAAAGGTTTATGAAGATACTCGTTTAGGAATTGAACCAGCCAAGTCTCCTCAAAGAGTCATTGTGGATTTTTCCAGTCCTAATATTGCTAAAGAGATGCATGTAGGACACTTGCGATCGACAATTATAGGTGATTGTCTGGCAAGAATTTTAGAATTTCGGGGTCACAAAGTTTTACGAATTAATCATGTAGGGGATTGGGGAACTCAATTTGGGATGTTGATTGCTTATTTGAAAGAAGCATATCCTGAAGCACTGACTACACAAGATGCTCTAGATTTAGGGGATTTAGTCACATTATATCGTCAAGCTAAACAGAGATTTGATTCAGATATTACATTTCAAGAAATAGCTAGAGAATCTGTTGTGAAATTACAATCAGGAGATGTGGAAGCACGTAAAGCTTGGGAACTATTATGTATCCAATCTCGTCGAGAGTTTGAGATAATTTATAATTTACTAGATGTTAAGTTAGAAGAAAGAGGAGAATCTTTTTATAATCCACTTTTATCAGAAGTAGTTAAAGATTTAGAAGCAACGGGTTTATTGGTAGAAGATGCGGGTGCTAAATGCGTGTTTCTGGAAGGTTTTTCTAACAAAGAAGGTAAACCTTTACCATTGATTGTGCAAAAGTCAGATGGTGGATATAACTATGCTACAACAGATTTAGCTGCACTGCGTTATCGGATTGAAGTAGATCGAGCAGACAGAATTATTTATGTAACAGATGCTGGACAATCTTCTCATTTTGCTCAAGTATTTCAAGTAGCGAAAAGAGCAGGTTGGTTGACCGATCGCATCGATATAGTTCACGTACCTTTTGGTTTAGTTCAAGGTGAAGATGGGAAGAAACTCAAGACAAGATCGGGTGATACGGTACGATTGAAAGATTTACTTGATGAGGCGATCGCTCGTTTTTCTGAGTATTTGGAAGTCGATCTAAAAGCCAAGGAAAGAGAAGAATCTCAGGAGTTTAAAGAGACAGTTGCTAAAGTAGTTGGCATTAGTGCAGTTAAGTATGCAGATCTCAGCCAAAATCGATTAAGTAATTACATCTTCAGCTATGATAAAATGCTGGCTCCTTTAGGTAATACGGCACCTTATATACTGTATGCTTATGCTCGAATTAGAAGCATTGGTAGACAAGGAAATATAAGTTTTGATGATTTATTAAGAGATGAATCTATCAAGCTAACTGAAGAAATGGAGTTAAGCTTAGCTAAGCATTTATTGCAATTTAGTGAAGCACTTCAGGAAGTAGAAAAAGATTTATTTCCGAATCGAATTTGCCAGTATTTATTTGAATTAAGTCAGAAGTTTAATAAGTTTTTTGAGCATTGTCCGGTGTTAAAATCGGCAGAACCTGTGAGAACTTCTCGATTATTGCTTTGCGATCTGACGAGCAGAACTTTGAAACTAGGATTATCACTTCTAGGAATAGATGTTTTAGAGCGAATGTAG
- a CDS encoding SIMPL domain-containing protein → MKTSGINSLSVNFKRTWKTIPLALCLIGMSYPSPSWGQEKELTTNTLPRILSVSGKGKEEIPATIAQVQLGVEVQGKTAKVAQQEAAKRSNAVVSLLRSRQVEKLQTTGISLNPIYNYQNNTQRITGYSATNTVSFRINAEQAGGLLDDVVQAGATRIDRISFTASDSAIAAAQKQALKEATQDAQEQADAVLSVLNLTRKDVIGIQINGASAPVPPPIPFESSNLSQKVALDRVTAVVGGEQEIEASVTLQIRY, encoded by the coding sequence ATGAAGACGAGCGGAATTAATAGTTTAAGTGTAAATTTTAAACGTACTTGGAAAACGATTCCTTTAGCTTTATGTTTGATAGGAATGAGCTATCCTAGTCCTAGTTGGGGACAAGAAAAAGAATTAACTACTAATACCCTACCCAGGATTTTAAGTGTGAGTGGGAAAGGAAAAGAAGAAATTCCCGCCACGATCGCTCAAGTTCAACTAGGTGTAGAAGTTCAGGGAAAAACTGCTAAAGTGGCTCAACAAGAAGCAGCTAAAAGATCTAATGCCGTAGTATCCTTATTGCGATCGCGCCAAGTTGAAAAACTCCAAACTACAGGAATTAGCCTCAACCCAATTTACAACTATCAAAATAATACTCAGCGCATAACTGGTTATAGTGCTACAAATACTGTTAGTTTTCGGATTAACGCCGAACAAGCTGGAGGATTGCTAGATGACGTGGTGCAAGCAGGAGCCACCAGAATTGATAGAATTAGTTTTACCGCATCAGATAGCGCGATCGCCGCAGCGCAAAAACAAGCTTTAAAAGAAGCCACCCAAGATGCTCAAGAACAAGCTGATGCGGTTTTAAGCGTTCTTAACCTGACTCGGAAAGATGTGATTGGGATTCAAATTAATGGTGCTAGCGCACCTGTACCACCTCCGATACCTTTTGAGTCGAGTAACTTAAGTCAGAAAGTTGCGTTAGACAGAGTAACTGCTGTGGTAGGTGGAGAACAAGAGATAGAAGCTTCAGTAACTCTGCAAATCCGTTACTAA
- a CDS encoding VOC family protein, with amino-acid sequence MHHASIRTANIYQAIAFYETLGFQMEERFTAGITLACWMTGLGGRIELLQVPQPKPAADAFNDEHYIGYYHLSFDLTDICSDLTAWLDGIKAKFTDLATSQPDLFTPLNILLEPTQQMIGDRIYEVAFIADCDRLPLEFIRLMTTRT; translated from the coding sequence ATGCATCACGCTTCTATCCGTACAGCTAATATTTATCAAGCGATCGCTTTTTACGAGACGCTAGGGTTTCAGATGGAGGAACGCTTCACCGCAGGAATTACTTTGGCTTGCTGGATGACGGGTTTGGGAGGCAGAATCGAGTTATTACAAGTACCTCAGCCTAAACCAGCAGCAGATGCTTTTAATGATGAGCATTATATCGGTTATTATCACTTATCATTTGATTTGACAGATATTTGTTCAGATTTAACGGCTTGGCTGGATGGAATCAAAGCCAAATTTACTGACTTAGCTACTAGTCAACCAGATCTATTTACTCCATTAAATATTTTGCTAGAACCAACTCAACAAATGATAGGCGATCGCATTTATGAAGTCGCGTTTATTGCTGATTGCGATCGCTTACCTCTAGAATTTATCAGATTGATGACAACCCGAACTTAG
- a CDS encoding c-type cytochrome: MTAITIQRLVLLALTLLLAFSFSSVAADWVRGADPYVKNVLSTTGDPMQGHAIFQMNCAGCHGWKGEGKVGPSLCSVSKRKSRIRLIEQVISGKTPPMPQFKPSPQEMADLLSYLEGL, from the coding sequence GTGACTGCGATCACTATCCAACGTTTAGTACTTCTGGCGCTAACACTCCTCTTAGCGTTCTCTTTTAGTTCTGTGGCAGCAGATTGGGTCAGAGGTGCCGATCCTTATGTTAAAAATGTTTTATCTACAACTGGCGATCCCATGCAAGGACACGCTATTTTCCAAATGAATTGCGCTGGTTGTCATGGTTGGAAAGGAGAAGGTAAAGTTGGCCCAAGTTTATGTAGTGTATCTAAGCGTAAATCTAGAATTAGGTTGATAGAACAAGTAATTAGTGGTAAAACACCTCCAATGCCCCAGTTTAAACCCAGTCCTCAAGAAATGGCAGATTTGTTGAGCTATTTAGAAGGATTATAA
- the petG gene encoding cytochrome b6-f complex subunit V: MIEPLLLGIVLGLILVTLAGLFAAAYWQYKRGDNLEL; the protein is encoded by the coding sequence GTGATCGAACCGTTATTGTTAGGAATTGTGCTGGGATTGATTTTGGTAACTTTAGCTGGATTGTTTGCGGCTGCTTACTGGCAGTATAAACGTGGTGATAATCTGGAACTATAA
- the typA gene encoding translational GTPase TypA, whose product MTLPIRNVAIIAHVDHGKTTLVDALLRQSGIFREGEEVPDCVMDSNDLERERGITILAKNTAVNYKNTLINIIDTPGHADFGGEVERVLGMVDGCILIVDANEGPMPQTRFVLKKALEKGLRPIVVVNKIDRPQADPYGAIDKVLDLFLELGADDDQCEFPYLFASGLAGYAKNELEVDNKDMQPMFEAILQHVPPPVGDPEKPLQIQVTTLDYSDYLGRIVIGKIHNGRINVGQQAALVVESGQIVKRKVTKLLGFEGLKRVELETASAGNIVAVAGFENANIGETITCPDEPQALPLIKVDEPTLQMTFSVNDSPFAGQEGTYVTSRQLRDRLMKELETNVALRVEESDSPDRFLVSGRGELHLGILIETMRREGYEFQVSQPQVIYREVNGQPCEPYECLVLDVPEEGVGGCIERLGQRQGEMQNMLVGGNGRTQLEFVIPARGLIGFRGEFMRLTRGEGIMNHSFLDYRPLCSDIETRRNGVLISFEEGVATFYALKNAEDRGAFFISPGTKVYKGMIVGENNRPQDLDLNVCKTKQLTNFRSSNAEEISQLQTPVDMSLERALEYISADELVEVTPASIRLRKLTKKLAKR is encoded by the coding sequence ATGACCCTCCCGATTCGCAACGTAGCCATTATCGCCCACGTAGACCACGGTAAAACTACTTTGGTTGATGCCTTGCTCAGACAATCAGGTATCTTTCGTGAAGGAGAGGAAGTTCCCGATTGCGTCATGGATTCCAATGACCTCGAACGAGAACGAGGGATTACCATTTTGGCGAAAAATACCGCCGTTAATTACAAAAATACTTTAATCAACATTATCGACACCCCAGGACACGCCGATTTCGGCGGTGAAGTCGAACGGGTTTTAGGGATGGTAGACGGTTGCATCCTAATTGTAGATGCTAATGAAGGTCCCATGCCTCAAACTCGTTTTGTCCTGAAAAAAGCTTTAGAAAAGGGTTTGCGCCCAATAGTCGTAGTTAATAAGATTGATCGCCCTCAAGCTGACCCTTATGGGGCTATAGATAAGGTTTTAGATCTGTTTTTAGAACTAGGTGCAGATGACGATCAGTGTGAGTTTCCTTACCTATTCGCTTCTGGGTTAGCAGGATACGCTAAAAATGAGCTAGAAGTCGATAATAAAGATATGCAGCCCATGTTTGAGGCAATCTTGCAGCACGTCCCCCCTCCAGTTGGCGATCCTGAAAAACCCTTACAAATCCAAGTCACTACCTTAGATTATTCTGACTATTTGGGCAGAATTGTCATTGGGAAAATCCACAATGGCAGAATCAATGTCGGTCAGCAAGCAGCTTTGGTAGTAGAAAGTGGACAAATAGTCAAGCGGAAAGTCACCAAACTGTTAGGGTTTGAAGGCTTGAAACGGGTAGAATTAGAGACGGCTTCGGCGGGTAATATTGTCGCTGTGGCTGGCTTTGAAAATGCCAATATTGGGGAAACTATCACTTGTCCAGATGAACCCCAGGCGCTACCTCTAATTAAGGTAGACGAACCTACCTTACAAATGACGTTTTCCGTCAATGACTCTCCTTTCGCCGGTCAGGAAGGCACATACGTTACCTCTCGTCAATTACGCGATCGCCTGATGAAGGAGTTAGAAACCAACGTCGCCTTGAGAGTAGAAGAAAGCGATTCTCCAGACAGATTTCTGGTTTCTGGACGCGGTGAATTACACCTTGGTATCTTGATCGAAACCATGCGACGGGAAGGCTATGAGTTCCAAGTTTCCCAACCCCAAGTTATCTATAGGGAAGTTAACGGTCAACCTTGCGAACCTTATGAATGTCTCGTCCTTGACGTTCCAGAGGAAGGTGTAGGTGGTTGTATCGAACGCTTGGGACAAAGACAAGGGGAAATGCAAAATATGCTGGTGGGCGGAAATGGTCGCACTCAGCTAGAGTTTGTCATTCCTGCACGAGGGTTAATTGGGTTCCGTGGGGAATTCATGCGCCTAACTCGTGGGGAAGGCATCATGAACCACAGCTTCTTAGATTATCGTCCTCTATGCAGCGATATTGAAACCCGTCGTAATGGCGTGTTGATTTCCTTTGAGGAAGGGGTAGCCACATTTTACGCCCTCAAGAATGCTGAAGATCGGGGGGCTTTCTTTATCTCTCCTGGAACCAAAGTCTACAAAGGGATGATTGTAGGTGAAAATAATCGCCCTCAAGACCTAGATCTCAATGTTTGCAAAACCAAACAACTGACTAACTTCCGTTCTTCCAACGCTGAGGAAATTTCCCAGTTACAGACTCCAGTAGATATGAGTTTGGAAAGGGCTTTAGAATATATCAGTGCTGATGAATTAGTAGAAGTGACACCAGCATCGATCCGTCTCCGGAAGCTCACTAAAAAGCTGGCTAAGCGTTAG
- the argB gene encoding acetylglutamate kinase codes for MINDSNYFKQDEATRVRVLSEALPYIQQFANRTMVIKYGGAAMKENHLKEKVMRDIVFLSCVGIRPVVVHGGGPEINSWLDKLGIEPQFKDGLRVTDADTMDVVEMVLVGRVNKDIVALINQAGGLAVGLCGMDGNLIKARPEGREGIGFVGEVNAVNIKLLTSLVNSGYIPVVSSVAADETGQTYNINADTVAGEIAAALGAEKLLLLTDTAGILEDYKDTSTLIPRLDIQTARKLIDSGVVGGGMIPKVNCCVRSLAQGVKATHIIDGRIPHALLLEVLTDAGIGSMIVSSEFMK; via the coding sequence ATGATTAACGACAGCAATTATTTTAAACAAGACGAAGCGACGCGGGTTCGAGTTCTAAGTGAAGCCTTACCGTACATTCAGCAGTTTGCTAATCGGACGATGGTGATCAAGTATGGTGGAGCAGCGATGAAGGAAAATCACCTGAAAGAAAAGGTGATGCGGGATATCGTTTTTCTTTCTTGCGTGGGGATTCGTCCCGTGGTAGTACATGGGGGTGGACCAGAAATTAATAGCTGGCTGGATAAATTGGGGATTGAACCGCAATTTAAAGATGGTTTGCGAGTGACAGACGCTGACACGATGGATGTAGTGGAAATGGTGTTAGTAGGTCGAGTTAATAAAGATATTGTAGCTTTAATCAATCAAGCTGGCGGCTTAGCTGTTGGTTTGTGTGGGATGGATGGCAATTTAATTAAAGCTAGACCGGAGGGTAGAGAAGGAATCGGGTTTGTAGGTGAGGTAAATGCAGTTAATATTAAACTTTTAACTTCTTTAGTCAATAGTGGCTATATTCCAGTAGTTTCTAGTGTAGCTGCTGATGAAACAGGGCAAACTTACAATATTAATGCTGATACTGTAGCAGGAGAAATTGCAGCGGCGCTAGGAGCAGAAAAACTGCTTTTGTTAACCGATACGGCGGGAATTTTAGAAGATTATAAAGATACTAGCACCCTAATTCCTAGACTAGATATTCAAACAGCCAGGAAGTTGATTGATAGTGGGGTAGTTGGTGGGGGGATGATTCCTAAAGTCAATTGCTGCGTGCGTTCTTTGGCTCAAGGAGTCAAGGCTACTCACATTATTGATGGTCGGATTCCCCACGCTTTACTATTGGAAGTGCTGACGGATGCTGGAATTGGTTCGATGATCGTTAGTTCCGAGTTTATGAAGTAA